A window from Branchiostoma lanceolatum isolate klBraLanc5 chromosome 9, klBraLanc5.hap2, whole genome shotgun sequence encodes these proteins:
- the LOC136442381 gene encoding TLC domain-containing protein 4-B-like produces MAYSVQHVQTILGSFFFHLAVFKWFAAPVLRRLWPVFATLPADKQVSSQNYVMSLIHGAVVGGLSWYAFLFSYVPQDKLLYDSPNVRHGACIVMGHAAADLLLIAWYPSLRSREMVVHHVCALWVTYCGSVDPAGAYYGNLSLMTELSSPFLNLRHILHNMGQKTSLLYKVNGVVLLVVFFICRILTIPLWFSLRKHLGTDKLYEVGIGVQIGLYVIFPLLNLLNVFWFSKICRAAYRGFFGSKAE; encoded by the exons ATGGCTTACAGCGTCCAACACGTTCAGACAATCCTCGGCAGTTTCTTCTTCCACCTCGCCGTCTTTAAGTGGTTCGCGGCGCCGGTGCTCAGGAGACTGTGGCCTGTCTTCGCGACGCTTCCCGCCGACAAACAGGTGTCTTCGCAAAAtta TGTGATGTCACTGATCCACGGTGCGGTTGTTGGAGGTCTCAGCTGGTACGCGTTCCTGTTCTCCTATGTGCCGCAGGACAAACTACT GTACGACTCTCCCAACGTGAGGCATGGCGCTTGTATAGTCATGGGACACGCAGCGGCCG ATCTGCTGCTGATAGCGTGGTACCCTTCTCTGCGCAGTCGAGAAATGGTGGTTCATCACGTGTGCGCGCTGTGGGTGACGTACTGTGGCTCG GTGGATCCAGCTGGAGCGTATTACGGCAACCTGTCATTAATGACTGAGCTGTCGTCCCCTTTCCTTAACCTCAG GCACATTTTACACAACATGGGTCAGAAGACGTCCCTCCTGTACAAAGTGAACGGCGTCGTCCTGTTGGTCGTCTTCTTCATTTGCCGCATCCTCACCATCCCGCTCTGGTTCAGCCTGAGGAAACACCTTGGGACAGACAAGCTGTATGAAGTCGGTATAGGAGTTCAAATTGGTCTCTACGTCATATTTCCCTTACTTAACTTGCTCAACGTCTTCTGGTTCAGTAAGATATGCCGGGCTGCTTACCGTGGCTTCTTTGGATCCAAGGCCGAATAA
- the LOC136442654 gene encoding uncharacterized protein translates to MSAGSLHRLLCLAALMSLGVPAQGYLRAGGARKVRRRMCIVDKIPVQEDFNLAKFGGKWYEIARVRHHSFRGHPDLVSEGGAFVFDVRPNGRDASVSYFGKIDGRCQLMIPGRLMSTSYDPPAKMTYKFAGFNYPFDEGDLWILDTDYENYALLYNCLVRNSDGTCRRNMNLAWILSRKPTLPTDMRKRLDQKLYTVCVIPYNRLTNTPHNAFVPTTTVPIPTTTTTTVPPTTTVLPTTPEPTTTTTTIATTITMAPTTVPPQTTTERRIEILDEDENALGSGYMFYRVEDGPESSGYGCQDLDCSLTCVGGYREDDYGCEICECKDEVPVEQNSLSRRLPTCEGLTCDLDCPHGYRTDDYDCEVCECVPPGRDHASAFRAAQAQRPACGPPDCEWMHCDWGLDQDESGCEVCRCREDPDRRCRRTFQTGVSKCFDDFQMTSARNVQNDPQEYCRAQSGLYRCYGAILFTSGCSQEIMASLYEEHIRQGLEYVRRYCMQWVEYARRHEAASHEEYREEIVPTIQPETTTFRTTGAPPTPPPPTTVFPTTTSTTDPPTTQPPPQTTTAPPAVRNDRLRDEGVEDDEEGMIEDKNEPTEGSKQDVSRTHEADSANLEGGSSVGTSKAGSRRTTVTSPIIKLQSRSTIYILSS, encoded by the exons ATGTCTGCCGGGTCGTTACATCGTCTGCTGTGTCTCGCCGCGTTGATGTCGCTCGGCGTCCCGGCCCAGGGCTACCTCCGGGCGGGGGGAGCCAGGAAGGTGCGCCGGAGAATGTGCATCGTGGACAAGATCCCCGTTCAGGAGGACTTCAACCTCGCCAAG TTCGGCGGAAAGTGGTACGAGATCGCCCGGGTCAGACATCACTCGTTCCGCGGCCATCCCGACCTGGTGTCGGAAGGGGGCGCTTTTGTGTTCGACGTCAGGCCCAACGGCAGGGACGCCTCCGTCTCGTACTTCGGGAAAAT TGACGGCCGGTGCCAGCTGATGATCCCGGGTCGTCTGATGAGCACGAGTTACGACCCTCCCGCCAAAATGACCTACAAGTTCGCCGGCTTCAACTACCCGTTCGACGAAG GTGACCTGTGGATCCTGGACACAGACTACGAAAACTACGCGCTGCTGTATAACTGTCTGGTGCGGAACTCGGACGGGACCTGCCGACGCAACATGAACCTCGCATGGATACTCA GTAGAAAACCCACCCTACCGACCGACATGCGTAAGCGGCTGGACCAGAAGCTGTACACCGTGTGTGTGATACCGTACAACCGGCTCACCAACACTCCACATAACG CGTTCGTACCAACAACTACAGTGCCCATTCCTACAACAACGACTACAACGGTGCCACCAACAACAACCGTCCTCCCAACCACACCagaaccaacaacaacaacaacaacaatagccACAACGATAACCATGGCGCCAACGACAGTCCCTCCACAAACAACGACAGAACGGAGAATAGAGATCCTAGATGAAGATGAAAACGCGCTAGGCAGCGGCTACATGTTCTACAGAGTAGAGGACGGTCCGGAAAGTTCTGGGTACGGCTGCCAGGACCTGGACTGTTCACTAACCTGTGTGGGAGGCTACAGGGAGGACGACTACGGCTGTGAGATATGCGAGTGTAAAGATGAAG TCCCTGTAGAACAGAACAGCCTGTCCCGGCGGCTGCCCACCTGTGAGGGGCTGACCTGTGACCTGGACTGTCCCCATGGTTACCGGACAGACGACTACGACTGTGAGGTCTGTGAGTGCGTGCCGCCCGGCAGAG ACCATGCCTCAGCGTTCCGGGCTGCGCAGGCGCAGAGGCCGGCCTGCGGGCCGCCCGACTGTGAGTGGATGCACTGCGACTGGGGTCTAGACCAGGACGAGTCCGGGTGCGAG GTGTGCCGCTGTAGGGAGGACCCAG ACCGCCGCTGCAGGCGGACGTTCCAGACTGGCGTCAGCAAGTGTTTCGACGACTTTCAGATGACGTCAGCGCGGAACGTTCAGAACGACCCCCAGGAGTACTGCAG AGCTCAGAGCGGGCTGTACAGATGTTACGGAGCGATCCTGTTCACGTCCGGCTGTAGTCAGGAGATCATGGCGAGTCTGTACGAGGAGCACATCCGGCAGGGTCTGGAGTACGTGCGGCGGTACTGTATGCAGTGGGTGGAGTACGCGCGGCGG CACGAGGCTGCCTCCCACGAAGAATACCGAGAGGAAATCGTGCCCACCATCCAACCTGAAACCACCACCTTCCGCACAACCGGCGCTCCACCGACCCCTCCTCCACCCACCACTGTTTTCCCCACCACCACTTCCACCACCGACCCTCCCACAACACAGCCTCCACCCCAGACAACAACAGCCCCACCTGCCGTCAGGAACGACAGACTGCGGGATGAAGGCGTCGAGGACGACGAGGAAGGAATGATAGAAGACAAAAATGAACCAACTGAAGGAAGCAAACAAGACGTCAGCAGGACCCACGAAGCCGACAGTGCGAACCTGGAGGGCGGTTCATCAGTGG GTACATCGAAGGCTGGCAGTCGAAGGACAACGGTGACGTCTCCCATTATCAAATTGCAATCCAGAAGTACGATTTACATCTTGTCCTCTTAA
- the LOC136442399 gene encoding TLC domain-containing protein 4-B-like: MAWYPSLRSGVMVAHHLCALWTTYAMSVNPLIPYFGILGLMTELSSPFLHVRKILLSMGQKTSLLYKVNGVVLLVVFFLCRILTIPLWFSLRKHLGTDELYGAGLGIHVTVFVVMPFIHSLNIYWFSKMCRAVYRGLFQPKAKQTQ; encoded by the exons ATGGCGTGGTACCCTTCTCTACGCAGTGGAGTAATGGTTGCTCATCATCTGTGCGCCCTGTGGACAACGTATGCCATGTCG GTGAATCCACTTATACCGTATTTCGGTATCCTGGGGTTAATGACTGAACTGTCGTCTCCTTTTCTGCATGTCAG GAAAATTTTACTCAGCATGGGTCAGAAGACGTCACTCCTGTACAAAGTGAACGGCGTCGTCCTGTTGGTCGTCTTCTTCCTGTGCCGCATCCTCACCATCCCGCTCTGGTTCAGCCTGAGGAAACACCTGGGTACAGACGAGCTGTATGGAGCCGGACTCGGAATTCACGTTACTGTATTCGTCGTCATGCCTTTTATTCACTCGCTGAACATTTACTGGTTCAGTAAGATGTGCAGGGCCGTTTATCGTGGCTTGTTCCAACCCAAAGCTAAACAAACTCAGTAG